In one window of Cellulophaga sp. HaHa_2_95 DNA:
- a CDS encoding family 43 glycosylhydrolase, translating into MKKNNIKLVALACILAFTACDEPKSSEKETGMEEQKITITDAQMDELGITNRDSLSAASKRALQWPEGLGNEWFVEFSKLQPLKGDLAYEEGVVRRDPSAVIKENGKFYVWYSKSTGPSQGFAGDIENDKVFPWDRCDIWYATSEDGETWKEEGLAVPRGEKGAYDDRSVFTVEIMKYENKYYLCYQTVKSPYNVRVKNQVGLAWSESPNGPWIKSEEPILSPANNGIWKGEEQNRFLVEKKGDFDSHKVHDPCIIPYKGKFYLYYKGEQMGEKITFGGRQIRHGVAIADNPLGPYVKSPYNPISNSGHEICVWPYNDGIAALITTDGPEKNTIQWAPDGVNFEIMSVIPGVSAHAIGLNRTADNEKEPTEILRWGLSHIYNNSDYQSIMSFTSARKTTHAAKGEKSK; encoded by the coding sequence ATGAAAAAAAACAATATAAAATTAGTTGCACTAGCGTGTATCTTAGCATTCACAGCATGTGATGAACCTAAAAGCTCTGAAAAAGAAACAGGCATGGAAGAACAAAAAATAACCATTACTGATGCACAAATGGACGAATTAGGTATTACCAATAGAGATTCGCTAAGTGCTGCCTCTAAAAGAGCTTTGCAATGGCCAGAAGGTTTAGGTAACGAATGGTTCGTAGAATTTTCTAAGCTTCAACCTTTAAAAGGAGATTTAGCCTATGAAGAAGGTGTCGTTAGAAGAGATCCTAGTGCCGTAATTAAAGAAAATGGAAAATTTTATGTTTGGTATAGCAAGAGTACAGGACCCTCTCAAGGTTTTGCTGGGGATATAGAGAACGACAAGGTTTTTCCTTGGGATCGTTGTGATATCTGGTATGCCACTTCTGAAGATGGAGAGACTTGGAAAGAAGAAGGGTTAGCAGTTCCTAGAGGAGAAAAAGGTGCTTATGATGACCGTTCTGTATTTACTGTAGAAATAATGAAGTATGAGAACAAATACTACTTATGCTATCAAACCGTAAAATCGCCTTACAATGTACGAGTTAAAAATCAAGTTGGCTTAGCGTGGTCAGAATCGCCAAACGGTCCTTGGATAAAAAGCGAGGAACCTATTTTAAGTCCAGCAAATAATGGCATATGGAAAGGGGAAGAACAAAACAGATTTTTAGTAGAGAAAAAAGGAGATTTTGATAGTCATAAAGTACATGATCCTTGTATTATTCCTTACAAAGGAAAATTTTATTTATACTATAAGGGAGAGCAAATGGGAGAAAAAATCACTTTTGGAGGAAGACAAATTCGCCATGGAGTCGCTATTGCAGATAACCCATTAGGACCTTACGTAAAATCGCCTTACAATCCTATTAGCAACAGTGGTCATGAAATTTGTGTATGGCCTTATAATGATGGAATTGCAGCCTTAATTACAACAGACGGTCCTGAGAAAAACACGATACAATGGGCGCCAGACGGTGTTAATTTTGAAATCATGTCAGTCATTCCTGGTGTTTCTGCACATGCCATAGGCTTAAATAGAACGGCAGATAACGAAAAAGAACCTACAGAAATCTTACGATGGGGATTATCGCATATTTATAATAATAGTGATTACCAAAGCATCATGAGTTTTACCTCTGCTAGAAAAACTACGCATGCAGCAAAAGGAGAGAAATCTAAATAA
- a CDS encoding glycoside hydrolase family 2 TIM barrel-domain containing protein has protein sequence MKYIISFLALILILVTSCQSKIAQNHTTDFNFDWEFKLEDTVSNTYDTAYRKINLPHDWSIETPLDSVKGEGATGYFLGGIGHYKKDFNLNLNDNQVAYLVFDGVYNNATVHLNNQELGKHPYGYAPFYYDITNTLKNETNTVNVTVDRTRYADSRWYTGSGIYRNVNLITKNKLHIPVWGTFITTPNATKESATIQIETSIKNNYEESKDITVTTEIIDADQTKVGSLISTLEVAKISIKKNTAVLTIEQPMLWDIEQPNLYTAVTNVIENGEIIDTEETVFGIRSIQFDASTGFYLNGKNRKIKGVCLHHDGGLVGAAVPKDVWRRRLEKLKEAGCNAIRISHNPASNEFLDLCDEMGFLVQDEFFDEWDNPKDKRKNMNERRVDYITRGNAEHFQEWAETDLKNTILSHRNHPSIFQWSIGNEIEWTYPRNAEATGFFNNMDWSGNYFWSVPPNNIDEIKEKIKTLPKETYDIGATAQKLAKWTKELDTTRYVIANCILPSSSYESGYADALDIIGFSYRRVIYDYGHENYPNKPIMGTENLGQWHEWKAVLDRPFISGTFLWTGIDYLGESNGGWPKKGTPSGLLDVAGFEKPSYYMFKSLWSDAPSIYIATQTEEKSNYKSTHNANPMEKKEGAWKNALWVWQDVNEHWNYKDEQATIVEIYSNCEEVELFLNEQSSGIKKLTEFEDHIYKWAVPFKQGILKAVGSKNGQKVETLIKTTSKPEALRLVGDKNQLIADGYDTAHIVLQITDAEGNPIKTENQKINFSVSGGAKLLGVDNGAITNTQDFKSEEITTDKGRALLIIQSIKNSTVPILIKASSPTLTSNEIEITIKPNNK, from the coding sequence ATGAAATACATCATCAGTTTTCTTGCCTTAATCTTAATCTTAGTTACAAGTTGCCAATCCAAAATTGCTCAAAATCATACGACAGATTTTAATTTTGATTGGGAGTTTAAATTAGAAGACACTGTATCCAATACCTACGATACAGCTTACAGAAAAATTAATTTACCTCATGATTGGAGCATTGAAACTCCATTAGACTCCGTAAAAGGAGAGGGTGCTACAGGCTATTTTTTAGGAGGTATTGGGCATTACAAAAAGGATTTCAATCTGAATCTAAATGACAACCAAGTGGCCTATCTTGTTTTTGACGGAGTATACAATAATGCCACAGTACATTTAAACAATCAGGAGCTAGGAAAGCATCCTTATGGCTATGCTCCTTTCTATTACGATATCACCAACACATTAAAAAATGAAACCAACACAGTAAATGTTACCGTAGATCGCACAAGATATGCGGATAGTAGATGGTATACAGGATCTGGAATTTACAGGAATGTAAATTTAATTACCAAAAATAAATTACATATTCCGGTCTGGGGAACCTTTATTACTACCCCTAATGCTACAAAAGAATCTGCCACCATACAGATTGAAACCAGTATTAAAAACAACTACGAGGAGTCAAAAGATATAACAGTTACCACTGAAATAATAGATGCAGATCAAACTAAAGTTGGCAGCCTAATATCTACTCTCGAGGTAGCAAAAATAAGCATTAAAAAAAATACCGCCGTGCTAACTATAGAACAACCAATGTTATGGGATATAGAACAACCTAATCTATATACAGCAGTTACCAATGTGATAGAAAATGGTGAAATTATAGATACAGAAGAAACTGTATTTGGTATACGAAGTATACAATTTGATGCAAGTACCGGATTTTATTTAAACGGTAAAAACAGAAAAATAAAAGGAGTTTGTTTGCACCATGATGGTGGATTGGTTGGTGCTGCAGTGCCAAAAGATGTATGGAGAAGGCGCTTAGAAAAATTAAAAGAAGCAGGCTGTAATGCCATAAGAATTTCTCATAATCCTGCCTCTAATGAATTCTTAGATCTATGTGATGAAATGGGCTTTTTGGTTCAAGATGAATTCTTTGACGAATGGGATAATCCAAAGGATAAACGAAAAAATATGAATGAGCGCAGAGTAGATTACATTACGCGCGGTAATGCTGAGCATTTTCAAGAATGGGCAGAAACAGATTTAAAAAACACAATCCTTTCGCACAGAAATCATCCCTCTATCTTTCAATGGAGTATAGGGAATGAAATAGAATGGACCTACCCTAGAAATGCAGAAGCTACAGGTTTCTTTAATAACATGGATTGGAGTGGAAATTATTTTTGGTCTGTACCTCCTAACAATATTGATGAAATAAAGGAAAAAATAAAAACCCTCCCTAAAGAAACGTATGATATTGGCGCTACTGCACAAAAATTAGCAAAATGGACCAAAGAATTAGATACCACGCGCTATGTAATTGCTAATTGTATTTTACCTTCTTCTAGTTATGAATCTGGTTATGCCGATGCGTTAGATATTATTGGTTTCAGCTATCGTAGGGTTATTTATGATTACGGCCATGAAAATTACCCTAACAAGCCTATCATGGGAACTGAAAATTTAGGACAATGGCATGAATGGAAAGCCGTATTGGACCGGCCATTTATTTCAGGCACTTTTTTATGGACTGGAATTGACTATTTAGGAGAATCTAATGGTGGATGGCCCAAAAAAGGAACGCCAAGCGGACTCTTAGATGTTGCAGGCTTTGAGAAACCTTCTTACTATATGTTTAAGTCTTTATGGAGTGATGCCCCGTCTATTTACATTGCGACACAAACAGAAGAAAAATCAAACTATAAATCTACCCATAACGCAAATCCTATGGAAAAGAAAGAAGGTGCATGGAAAAATGCACTTTGGGTATGGCAAGATGTAAATGAACATTGGAACTACAAAGATGAACAAGCCACCATTGTGGAAATCTATTCTAATTGTGAAGAAGTAGAACTCTTTTTAAATGAACAATCTTCAGGAATAAAAAAGTTAACTGAATTTGAAGATCACATCTATAAATGGGCAGTACCTTTTAAACAGGGAATATTAAAAGCTGTTGGCTCTAAAAATGGGCAAAAAGTTGAAACTTTAATAAAAACAACATCAAAACCTGAAGCTTTACGTTTAGTTGGAGATAAGAACCAATTAATTGCGGATGGCTATGATACTGCCCATATTGTACTTCAAATAACAGATGCTGAGGGGAATCCAATTAAAACTGAAAATCAAAAAATAAACTTTAGTGTTAGTGGTGGCGCTAAATTATTAGGAGTAGATAATGGCGCTATCACGAACACTCAAGATTTTAAAAGCGAAGAAATCACCACAGATAAAGGCCGCGCTTTATTAATTATTCAATCTATAAAAAATAGCACGGTTCCCATTCTAATTAAAGCAAGCTCACCAACACTTACGAGTAACGAAATAGAAATTACAATTAAACCAAACAACAAATAG